GCGCACCAGCACCGACCCCGCCGACGGCATGTCGACGACGAGCTCGCCCGCGTTCAGCCGCGCCACCGTGCCCGGCGCGTCCACGAGCGGGGTGGCGTGCCGGACGCGGAACAGGCGCCAGTGGTCGTCGCGCCACACCTCCGCGAGGTACGCCGGTTCCGACCGGACGAGCGCGGCCTCGCCCTCGGCCGCCCAGTCGACCTCCTGCGCGGGCAGCACGACCCACTTCACCGCCCACTCGTGCAGCCAGTCGCGGTACGACTCGGCGGTGAGCGCCCCGTCCTCGTAGAACAGCCCGTGGCGTTCGGCGTCGACCTGCCGGTTCCAGCCGCGCGCCAGGACGAAGCCGCGGGCCAGCCCCGACGACTCCCAGTGCGACCGCAGCGGCACGACCTCGATGCGGCTCTCGTCCGCGTCCAGGGCCTCCAGTTCGGCGACGAGCCCGCGCGCGTGGTCGGCGGCCCGCCCGGCGGGCTCGGTGTGGACGAGGTCGTCCACGGGCTTCACGACCTGCCAGGCGGCCGTCACGACGAACGCCAGCGACAGCGCGGTCAGCCGCGCCCGGCCCCGCGCGCGACCGATGGCGACGAGCAGCAGCGCGCCGCCGAACAGCAGCGACAGCCGCTCGACGTTGCTGCCCACCGGCGACGGGATGAGCCACGTCAGCAGGATCCCGGCGAGGTAGACGCCCGCCGCGAGCCGGACGAACCGCCACGTCGCGGGCGCGCAGAACAGGATCGCGAGGACGCTCGCGATCGTCGGCAGCACGATCGCGTCGAACGAGATCGGCTGCACCCCGCTGAACGGGAACAGCACGCTCGTCGTGCCGGACACGATCGGCAGCCCCACCCCGACCGCGACCGCGACCCGGAACCGTCGCGTCAGGACCAGCGCACCCGCCGGCACCAGCAGGAACAGGCCCGCGACCGGGCTGGCCAGCGACGCGAGCACGCTGCACGCGACCATCCCGGCGCCCCGCAGGACGGGCGTCCCGCGCCGCGTGAACACCAGGATCGTCGCGGCGAGCGCGAACGTCAGCCCGAGCCCGAACGTGGTGCGCCCGGACGCGCTGTTGCAGGCCAGCGCGAACGCCGCCCACACGGCGGCGGGCAGCGCCACCGGCGCGCGGAACCGCACCAGCAGGTGCGCGGTCAGGATCGCCGACAGGACGCCCGTCACGGTCGCGACCGTCCGAATCCCGAACAGCGCCATCACGTACGGGGACACGACGCTGTAGGAGGCGGGATGCATCCCCCCGTACCAGGAGAAGCTGTACGCCGCGCCGGGATGCCCGGCGGCGAAGTCCGTCCAGGCGGCCTGGGCGGCGAGGTCGCCGCCCTCGGTCGCCACCAACAGCGCCCACAGCAGATGCAGGACCGCCGCCGTCAGCGCCGCCGCGGTCACCGGATGCCGCGGGTCGGCCCAGCGCCGCCACGGCGGCCGCGCGGGCGCGGCGGAACGGTGCGGCCTCGCCTCCTCGAGCGGGACGCCCTCCAGCCCGGGCGCTCGCGTGACGCTCACGGCGCCTGCCGGGACATGCTGGACCGCTGTGACGTGGGAGGCATCCGTCAATGATCCCGTGAACCGCCACCGTGCACAAAACGGGCCGCCCGGCCGGGACCGCGCGGGATCGCCCCCCGGACGCCGCCCCCTCGCACGACACGGCGGTACGACCCCCGCCCGGCGGGCGGGATACGTCGGCGGGAACCGAGGGCGCGAACGATCACCGGGTGGCCGGCGGCCGTGCGATGGCGGCCCGTGGGGGTGCGGGGGCGAGGGGCGCGGGTGGCGAGGGTGCGTCCGGTGGTCGTAGGCGTCTGGTAGGACGGGGACGTGACGAAGGCGGGCGGGGAAGCGGCGGGCGGGGGAGCGGAGCTGATCCCCGGGCTCGGCGATCTCCCGCACGCGGCGCCGGCGAAGGCCGGGCGGCCGAAGAAGGCCGCCAAGAAGCCCCCGAAGAAGGGGGCCGAGGTCGCCGCCGCGGAGCTGCCCGTCGCCCGGGTGGCGGTCGACATCCCGCTGCCGCACCTCGACCGGCCGTTCGACTACCTGGTGCCCGCCAAGCTGGACGCCGAGGCGGTCGCGGGGTGCCGGGTGCGGGTCCGGTTCCGGGGTCAGCTCGTGGACGGCTACCTGCTGGAGCGCGTCGCCGAGAGCGACCACGAGGGCGCCCTGATGTACGTGGAGCGGGTCACCTCGCCCGAACCGGTCCTCACCCCGCGGATCGCCGCGCTGGCCCGGGAGGTCGCCGACCGGTACGCCGGGACGTTCGCGGACGTCGTGCGGCTCGCCGTCCCGCCCCGGCACGCCCGCGTCGAGGCGGAGGACCCTCCGGAGCCGCCGCCCCCGCCGGAGGAGGACGCCGGGCCGGGGCCGTGGGCCGAGTACCCGGCGGGGCCGTCGTTCCTGGCCGCGCTGGCCGGGGGACGGGCGCCGCGCGCCGTGTGGACGGCGCTGCCGGGCCCCCGCTGGACGGACGCGATCGCGCGGGCCGTCGCGATGGCGCTGCGGGCCGGTCGCGGCGCGCTGGTCGTGCTGGCCGACGGCCGCGACGTGGCCCGGGTGGACGCCGCGCTCACCGCGGAGCTGGGGGAGGGACGGCACGTCGCGCTCACCGCCGAGCCGGGCCCCGCGGAGCGGTACCGCCGGTGGCTGGCCGTCCTGCGCGGGACGGCGCGGGCGGTGGTCGGGACGCGCGCGGCGATGTTCGCACCGGTCGCCGACCTGGGGCTGGTCGTGCTGTGGGACGACGGCGACGACGTGCACGCCGAGCCGCACGCGCCCTACCCGCATCCGCGCGAGGTGCTGGCGCTGCGGGCGCACCGGGCGGGCGCGGCGGCGCTGATCGGCGGGTTCACCCGGACGACCGAGGCGACCCGGCTGGTGGAGACCGGCTGGGCGCACGCGCTCGTCCCGGACCGGGCGCGGATCCGGCGGGTCATGCCGCGCGTCCGCTATCTCGGGGAGGACGCGGAGCTCGCCCGCGACGCCGCCGCCCGCACGGCGCGGCTGCCGAACATGGGGTTCCAGGCGGCGCGGCGCGCGCTGGAGGACGGCCCGGTGCTGGTGCAGGTGCCGAGGCGCGGGTACGTGCCGGGGCTGGCGTGCGGCCGGTGCCGGACGCCCGCGCGGTGCGCGGCGTGCCGGGGACCGCTGGCGCTGCCGTCGTCGCACGCGGTGCCCTACTGCCGGTGGTGCGGCCGGATCGCGGGCGACTGGCGCTGCGCCGAGTGCGAGTTCTTCCAGGTCCGCGCGGTGGTGGTGGGCGCGAAGCGGACGGCCGAGGAGCTGGGGCGCGCGTTCCCCGGGGTGCCGGTGCGCACGTCGGGACGGGACGCGATCCTCGGCGGGATCGGGGACGAGCGGGCGCTGGTGGTGGCGACGCCGGGGGCCGAGCCGCCCGCGGGCGACGGGTACGCGGCCGCGCTGCTGCTGGACGGCTGGGTGCTGCTGGGCCGCCCGGACCTGCGGGCCGCCGAGGAGGCGCTGCGCCGGTGGATGAACGCGGCGGCGCTCGTCCGTCCGGGCGGGCCGGTGGTCGTGGCGGCCGACGGGTCGCTGCCGCCGGTGCAGGCGCTCGTCCGGTGGGATCCGATCACGTTCGCCGAGCGGGAGCTGGCCGAGCGCCGCGACGCGGGGTTCCCGCCGGCGGTGCGGATGGCGTCGCTGACCGGCACGCCCGCCGCGATCCGCGACCTGCTGGGCGACGCCCGTCTCCCGGACGGCGCGGAGGTGCTGGGCCCCGTACCGGTTCCGCAGGCGCCCGGCGCGCAGAAGGGCGAGGGGCCCGAGCGGGAGCGGGCGCTCGTCCGCGTTCACCCGCGGGACGGGGCCGCGCTCGCGCGCGCGCTGAAGGCGGCCCGGGGTGTTCGCAGTGCGCGGAAGGCCGCGGAGGCCGTGCGGGTCGAGATCGACCCCCTGGAGCTGATCTGACCAATAGGGTGCTCTGGTGGCCGATAACTGGGTGGAGCCGACCGATCGCGAGCTGCGGCGGTGGGCGGACGAGCGTGGTGAGAAGCTCGACGAGCAGGGGACGCGGATCCTGCTGGAGCTGATGCGGGACGAGCTGGACCTGCGGGGCCCCGGGGAACTGACCCCGGAGCGGCTCCGGACCCTGATGCTGGAGGTGTTCCCCGAGCTGGTCGTCGCGCACGCCGACGACGTCCCCACCGTCCTGACGGCGCTGCGCGGCATCGTCGCCTACCTGCGCGACTCCGGGACGGTCACCGCGCCGGACGCGGCCGCGCTGGAGACCGGGATCGATCGGCTCGCGCCCGAGTTCACCGAGATCGTCGGCGACTTCGAGGACGACGAGCAGCGGGTCGCCGCGGAGGTCGTCGCCGGGCTGATGCAGGCCGACGGCGTCTCCGTCGAGGACCCCGAGGCCGTCGAGAACTGGGTGCGCGAGTTCGAGCGCCTCCCCGAGGCGGAGCGCTTGGCCCGCACCGAGGAGTACCTGCGGGAGGTGGAGGAACGCGTCGTCCCGCCCGTCCGGATCGCGCCGGACGGCGAGCTGGCCGCGGCGGCGCGCGCGTCCCGGCTCACCGCGGCGGTCGTCGCGCTGGCCGAGTGGACGGGCGAACGCGAGGTCACCGAGCACGAGACGCTCGCCGACGCCGACGCCGCCGAGGCCCGCCGCGCCCTCGGGCTGCCGGAGCCGGCCGCGGCGGGCGGCTCCGACGACGGGCTGGACCGGCTCTGGTGGGCGGCGGTGGCCGCCGAGGTGATCGAGGTCGAGGACGGCCGCGCCGCGCCCGGCGCCGCGCTGGCCGGGCTGCGGTCCGCCGACGACGCCGAGCTGCTGGCCGCGTGGCTGCCGCTGTTCGACGCCGTCGTGGTGCCCGAGCACGACTACGAGGACGGCCTCGACGCCGGCGAGCTGGTGCAGAACGCGCTGACGGGCGTCCTGATCCACCTGTACGAGCAGGAGGAGCCGATCCCGCTGGCCACCCTCCTCGCCGCGATGATCGACCACATCGGCGAGCAGTACGTCTTCGAGGAGGAGGGCGCGGCGTTGTCGCAGGTCCTCACCGACGCGTTCGTGCGGGAGCTGGGCGTCCTGCAGGAGTGGGGGATCGTCGAGCCCGCGGGGGAGAGCGGCCGCGCGCTGACGCCGCTCGCGGTGTGGGCGGTCCGGGAGCTGCTGGTCGCCGACGGGTTCCTGGCGCCGGTCGTCGGCGACCTGGCGGACGCGACGGCGGCCGAGCTGGTCGCGGGCCTGGTGTGGCACCGCACCGACACCGCGGACGAGGAGATCGCGGGCTGGCTGGCCGGACGGGACGCCGCCGCGGCCGCCGCCGAGCTCCTCGACGTCATGCGGACGGGCGGGGCGGGCGCCCGCAACCTCGCCGCGTCCGTCCTGCAGAACATCGGCGCGGACGCCGCGCCCGTCGTGCGCGCGGCGGCCGGTCATCCGCGCGTCGCGCCGTACGCGGCGATGTGGCTGGTGTCGGCGGGCGACCCGGCGGGCCGGGAGCTGTCCCGCGACGAGTACCTGTGGGTGTTCGTCGACACCGTCGCCGGGATGATGGAGGCGACGGACGCCGCCGGGGCGGTCGTCGCGGCGCTCGCCGACGTCCCGGCGGACGACGACATGGCGGCCATGATGGACGAGCTGTGGCGCATCGAGCACCCCGACCTGGTGGAGGTGCTGGAGGCGCTCGGCGACCACCATCCCGATCGGGACGTCGCCAAGTCCGCGCGCACCGCCGCCTACAAGGCGCGATCCGCCTGACGGCTCCGTAAACTGGACGGTACGTCCCACGATCCAGCGTTCGACCCTGCAGGAAACGGAGTCCTCCTTGGCCGTCAAGCCCATCCGCCTCTTCGGCGATCCCGTGCTGCGCACCCCCGCCGAGCCGGTGAAGGACTTCGACAAGGAGCTGCGCAAGCTCGTCAAGGACCTCACCGACACGATGATCGACGCCCCCGGGGCGGGGCTGGCCGCGCCGCAGCTCGGCGTCGGCCTGCGCGTGTTCACCTACTACGTGGACGACCGCCTCGGGCACGTCGTCAACCCCACCCTGGACCTGACCGACGAGCAGGAGACCGACGACGAGGGCTGCCTGTCGCTGCCCGGCCTGGCGTTCCCGACGCCCCGCGCGGTCGGCGTCGTCGCCAAGGGCTTCAACATGCACGGGGAGCCGATCACGCTGGAGGGCACGCACCTGCTGGCGCGCTGCGTCCAGCACGAGACCGACCACCTGGACGGCGTCATCTTCATCGACCGGATGGACGCCGCGCAGCGCAAGGCCGCGATGAAGGCGATCCGCGAGGCCGAGTGGTTCGGCGACCCGGCTCCGGTCGTGAAGGAGTCGCCGCACCGCACGTTCGGGAAGGCCCTCTGATGAGGCTCGTCTTCGCGGGGACGCCGGACACGGCGCTCCCGTCGCTGGACGCGCTGCTGGCCTCCGACCACGAGGTCGCCGCCGTCGTCACCCGCCCGGACGGGCGGGCGGGGCGGGGTCGCCGCGTCGCCGCGAGCCCCGTCGCCGAGCGCGCCGCCGCGGCCGGGATCGAGGTGCTCAAGCCGGCGAAGGCCCGCGACCCCGAGTTCCTCGACCGGCTGCGGGAGATCGCGCCCGACTGCTGCCCGGTCGTCGCCTACGGGGCGCTGCTGCCCCCCGCGGCCCTCGGCATCCCCCGGCACGGGTGGGTGAACCTGCACTTCTCGCTGCTGCCCGCGTGGCGGGGCGCGGCGCCCGTCCAGCGCGCGATCCTGCACGGCGACGACGTGACGGGCGCGGCCACGTTCGAGATCGAGGAGGGGCTCGACACCGGCCCCGTCTACGGGGTGCTGACCGAGCCGATCCGGCCGGACGACACCTCCGGCGACCTGCTCGGGCGGCTCGCCGACGCGGGGGCGGGGCTGCTGCTGGACACGATGAACGGGATCGAGGCGGGGGTGCTGGAGGCGCGCCCGCAGCCGGCGGAGGGCGTCTCGCACGCCGCGAAGCTCACCCCCGAGGACGCCCGCGTCGACTGGACGGCCCCGGCCCGGCACGTCGACCGGCTCGTTCGCGCCTGCACGCCCGCGCCGGGCCCGTGGACGGAGTTCCGGGACGCGCGGCTGAAGCTCGGCCCCGTCCGCCCGGCGCCGCCCGACGCCGCGCCGCTGCCGCCGGGGCGGCTGCGCGCGGGCAAGAAGGAAGTACTGGTCGGGACGGCCACGCACCCGGTCGTCCTCGGCGACGTCCAGCCGCCCGGCAAGCGGCCCATGCGCGCCGCCGACTGGGCCCGCGGCGCCGCCATCACCGATGAGGACGCGCTGCACTGATGCCGCACACCCGCAGACACGGCGGAAACCGGGGGGACCAGGGCAACCGGGGCAAGGGGAACGGCGGCGCCGGACGGCGCCCGGCCGGCCCGCGCCGCACCGGACGCCCGCAGGACCTCGTCCGCCGCACCGCCTTCGACGTCATCCGCGCCGTGGAGACCCGCGACGCCTACGCCAACCTGCTGCTGCCCGCCCGGCTCCGCGATCGCGAGCTCACCGGACGCGACGCCGCGCTCGCCACCGAGCTGACCTACGGGACGCTGCGGGGGCGCGGCACCTACGACGCGGTCCTCGCCCTGTGCAGCGACCGCGAGCTGCGCCGCATCGACGCCCCGCTGCTGGACGTCCTGCGGCTCGGCGCCCACCAGATCCTCGCCACCCGCATCCCGCCGCACGCCGCCGTCGGCACCACCGTGGAGCTGGCGCGCTCGGTCACCGGGCCCGGCCAGGCCAAGTTCGCCAACGCCGTGCTCCGCAAGGTCGCGGGCCGCGACCTCGACGCCTGGCTCGCGATCGTCGCGCCGCCGGACGCCGATCCGGTGACGCGGCTGTCGATCGCGCACAGTCACCCGAAGTGGATCGTGTCGGCGCTGCGCGACGCCGTCGGCACCGCCGAGATCGAGGACCTGCTCGCCGCCGACAACGCCCGCCCGCGGGTGACGCTCGTCGCCCGCCCGGGCCGCGCCACCGTCGCCGAGCTGGCCGAGGCGGGCGCCGAACCGGCCCCGTACTCGCCGCACGCCGCCGTCCTGCCCGACGGCGACCCGTCCGCCGTCGCCGCCGTCCGGGAGGGCCGCGCCGCCGTCCAGGACGAGGCCAGCCAGCTCGTCGCCCTCGCGCTCGCCGAGGTCGCCGTGGACGGGCGCGACGCGCTGTGGGCCGACGTGTGCGCGGGGCCCGGAGGCAAGGCGGGCCTGCTGTCGGCCGTCGCGACCGGACGGGACGCGCGGCTCGTCGCCGCTGACGTGCAGCCGCACCG
The nucleotide sequence above comes from Actinomadura algeriensis. Encoded proteins:
- a CDS encoding MFS transporter, producing the protein MSVTRAPGLEGVPLEEARPHRSAAPARPPWRRWADPRHPVTAAALTAAVLHLLWALLVATEGGDLAAQAAWTDFAAGHPGAAYSFSWYGGMHPASYSVVSPYVMALFGIRTVATVTGVLSAILTAHLLVRFRAPVALPAAVWAAFALACNSASGRTTFGLGLTFALAATILVFTRRGTPVLRGAGMVACSVLASLASPVAGLFLLVPAGALVLTRRFRVAVAVGVGLPIVSGTTSVLFPFSGVQPISFDAIVLPTIASVLAILFCAPATWRFVRLAAGVYLAGILLTWLIPSPVGSNVERLSLLFGGALLLVAIGRARGRARLTALSLAFVVTAAWQVVKPVDDLVHTEPAGRAADHARGLVAELEALDADESRIEVVPLRSHWESSGLARGFVLARGWNRQVDAERHGLFYEDGALTAESYRDWLHEWAVKWVVLPAQEVDWAAEGEAALVRSEPAYLAEVWRDDHWRLFRVRHATPLVDAPGTVARLNAGELVVDMPSAGSVLVRVAWSPWLDVTGPGAGCLRREGEFVRMRVPAAGRYTLAARYGALGHGTHCS
- a CDS encoding primosomal protein N', with product MTKAGGEAAGGGAELIPGLGDLPHAAPAKAGRPKKAAKKPPKKGAEVAAAELPVARVAVDIPLPHLDRPFDYLVPAKLDAEAVAGCRVRVRFRGQLVDGYLLERVAESDHEGALMYVERVTSPEPVLTPRIAALAREVADRYAGTFADVVRLAVPPRHARVEAEDPPEPPPPPEEDAGPGPWAEYPAGPSFLAALAGGRAPRAVWTALPGPRWTDAIARAVAMALRAGRGALVVLADGRDVARVDAALTAELGEGRHVALTAEPGPAERYRRWLAVLRGTARAVVGTRAAMFAPVADLGLVVLWDDGDDVHAEPHAPYPHPREVLALRAHRAGAAALIGGFTRTTEATRLVETGWAHALVPDRARIRRVMPRVRYLGEDAELARDAAARTARLPNMGFQAARRALEDGPVLVQVPRRGYVPGLACGRCRTPARCAACRGPLALPSSHAVPYCRWCGRIAGDWRCAECEFFQVRAVVVGAKRTAEELGRAFPGVPVRTSGRDAILGGIGDERALVVATPGAEPPAGDGYAAALLLDGWVLLGRPDLRAAEEALRRWMNAAALVRPGGPVVVAADGSLPPVQALVRWDPITFAERELAERRDAGFPPAVRMASLTGTPAAIRDLLGDARLPDGAEVLGPVPVPQAPGAQKGEGPERERALVRVHPRDGAALARALKAARGVRSARKAAEAVRVEIDPLELI
- the def gene encoding peptide deformylase, which codes for MAVKPIRLFGDPVLRTPAEPVKDFDKELRKLVKDLTDTMIDAPGAGLAAPQLGVGLRVFTYYVDDRLGHVVNPTLDLTDEQETDDEGCLSLPGLAFPTPRAVGVVAKGFNMHGEPITLEGTHLLARCVQHETDHLDGVIFIDRMDAAQRKAAMKAIREAEWFGDPAPVVKESPHRTFGKAL
- the fmt gene encoding methionyl-tRNA formyltransferase; the encoded protein is MRLVFAGTPDTALPSLDALLASDHEVAAVVTRPDGRAGRGRRVAASPVAERAAAAGIEVLKPAKARDPEFLDRLREIAPDCCPVVAYGALLPPAALGIPRHGWVNLHFSLLPAWRGAAPVQRAILHGDDVTGAATFEIEEGLDTGPVYGVLTEPIRPDDTSGDLLGRLADAGAGLLLDTMNGIEAGVLEARPQPAEGVSHAAKLTPEDARVDWTAPARHVDRLVRACTPAPGPWTEFRDARLKLGPVRPAPPDAAPLPPGRLRAGKKEVLVGTATHPVVLGDVQPPGKRPMRAADWARGAAITDEDALH
- a CDS encoding RsmB/NOP family class I SAM-dependent RNA methyltransferase, whose protein sequence is MPHTRRHGGNRGDQGNRGKGNGGAGRRPAGPRRTGRPQDLVRRTAFDVIRAVETRDAYANLLLPARLRDRELTGRDAALATELTYGTLRGRGTYDAVLALCSDRELRRIDAPLLDVLRLGAHQILATRIPPHAAVGTTVELARSVTGPGQAKFANAVLRKVAGRDLDAWLAIVAPPDADPVTRLSIAHSHPKWIVSALRDAVGTAEIEDLLAADNARPRVTLVARPGRATVAELAEAGAEPAPYSPHAAVLPDGDPSAVAAVREGRAAVQDEASQLVALALAEVAVDGRDALWADVCAGPGGKAGLLSAVATGRDARLVAADVQPHRAGLVRGAVDGRAGVLAADGTAPPWRPGTFDRVMVDAPCTGLGALRRRPEARWRRGPEAVAELGPLQRRLLAAALDATRPGGVVAYVTCSPHLAETRVVVDDVVRSHGGAERLDAPSVLTGLAPGLTGLGDGPYAQFWPHRHGTDAMFLALLRRT